The following nucleotide sequence is from Gordonia jinghuaiqii.
CTTCGGTCGTCGCCTGCGGGATCGCGGGCGAGGCGGTCTGCTGCTGGTGGGGTCGATGAGCGGTTACCTCGGTGGCACGCACCTCTCGGTGTACGGCGGCGTCAAGGCATTCGGGCGGGTGTTCGCGGAGTCGTTGTGGCTGGAGCTGCGCGATCACGGAGTGGATGTGCTCGAGCTGGTTCTGGGCGTGACGCGGACGCCCGCCATGGAGCGCGCCGGACTGAACCTCGGTGCGGCCATGGGGGTGAGCGAACCCGACGACGTCGCACGCGAAGGTCTCGAGCATCTCGCCGACGGTCCGGTGTGGATTGCCGGCGGCAACGCCGCGCGAGCCGAGAAGATCAATGGCCCCGACCGCCGCAAGCTCATCCTCCGCCAGCACGAGGCGATGTCGAAGTTGTTCCCGCGCAGGGGAGAACACGACGCCGTCGCGATTCCCTGAGGCACGGGCGCGGGCATGGCCATCGCGGGCTCCGGCGAAGCGTCGGGCTCAGTGACGGCCGATGTGCGCGAGGAAGTCCCGGGCGGCGCCCGCGGCGGGTTGCGGGCCCGCGAGCCACACCGCGCGTAGTGACCGTTCGAGATCGAGGTCCTCGACCGGGATGCGCGTCAGCCGCCGCCCGAGATCGTCTGCGACGGACAGATTGCTGAGCACCGCCGGTCCGGCACCGGCGATGACCGCCGCGCGGACCGATGCCGTGGTGGACAGTTCGAGCACCGGCGGGGTGACCTCGCGGTCCGGCCCCAGCGCTGAGGTCAGCGAGCGTTCCAGGAATTCCCTTGTGCCCGATCCCTCTTCGCGGGTCACCAGTGCGGTGCGGGCGACGTCGGCGGCGGTGATCGGTCTACGGGTTCGCGTCCACGGATGATCGGGCGGAACGATGAGCACCAACTCGTCGCGGGCGACCGTTCTGCTCCGGACTCCCGCAGCGACACGTGACCCTTCGACGAAGCCGAGTTCGACATCGCCCGCGCGGACCATCGCGCAAGCCTGTTCGGTGTTGGTGGCGGTGAACGAGACCTTCGGTGCGTGCTCGTGCTGGGCCGCGAAGGAGACCAGCCAGCGGGGGAGCAGGTGCTCGGCGATGGTGAGACTGGCAGCCAATCGCAGCTGATCACGGCGTTCGAGGCGTAGTGCGGCCAGCCCGGCGTCGAATTCACCGGCGAGGGTCAGCAACCTGTCGGCCCATTCGGCGACGAGCCTCCCGGATTCTGTCGGCACCGAACCGCGTGGCGTTCGCGTGAGCAGTGCGACGCCGAGCTGGGTCTCCATCGCGCGGATGCGCGCCGACACCGCCTGCTGCGTGACGCCGAGCTCGGTTGCGGCCGCGTTGAGACTCCCCGTGTCCACGACCGCCTGCAGCGTCTCCAACGACGCGAGATCGGGCATCCGCGGACTGAGCACCATCCCCAGAGGCTACAACCTCGGTTTGTAACCTCCCAAGGATTCGGCCCCTACTGGCGGGCCGTCGGCCGCGGGAAGGTGGGGACATGACCACGACGACCCTCCTCCGGAGCCGGACCGACGTATCCGTTCGGCAGGCGACCTACCTTCCGCCCAACTGGTTCGCGGCGGTGATGGGCACGGGGATCATCGCGATCGCAGCGCACAGTCTGCCGTGGCAGCCGGCCGGTCTGCGCGTTGTCGCCACAGGGTTCTGGTTGCTGGCGTGCGCGGTGTTCATCGGCGTGGTAGCGGCCACGATCCGCCACTGGGTGCGCGATCCGCAGGTCGCCCGCGGTCATCACGGGCATCGTGTCGTCGCGCACTTCTACGGCGCCGTGCCGATGGCGGTCATGACGGTCGGGACCAGCACCATGGTCGTGGGTGCGGCGATCATCGGTCGTGAGGCGGCACTCGGCGTCGACGTGGTCTGCTGGATCGTCGGCACTCTCGGCGGTGTGGTGACCGCGCTGGTCATCCCGTACCGACACCTCATCGCCGCTCGGCCGGGTGTCGGCGAGGCCTTCGGCGGGTGGTTGATGCCGGTCGTACCGCCGATGGTGTCGGCATCGGCCGCCGCGGTCCTGGTCGGTCAACTCGACGCCGGCTGGGCGCGAGACCTGGTAGTCGGAATCGGTTGCGCGATGTTCGCGCTGGCTCTCCTGGCGGCGACGCCGATCATGGTGGCGCTGGTGGCCCGTCTGCGCACCGGGGACCTCGGTGCGGCCAACATGATGCCGACCTGGTGGATCGTGCTCGGTCCGCTCGGCCAGTCGGTCACCGCCGCATGCCTTCTGGCGCATGTTGCGCCGCAGGTCGTCTCGACGCCGATCGCCGCGGCGATGCACGACTTCTCTCTCACCTATGGGCTGGTCGTCTGGGTGGCGGCCACCTTCTGGATCGGGATCGCCGCGCGGCTCACCGTGCGCACGACGCGCACCGGCATGCCCTTCGCGATGACGTGGTGGTCCTTCACCTTCCCGGTCGGCACCTACGTCACGGCGTCGAGCGCGCTCGCACTCACCCTGGGCTGGAGGGTCTTCCAGGTGGCGGCCGTCGCCGGGTTCGTCATCCTGGTGACCGCATGGACGGTCGTCGCCGCGCGCACCGTGCGTGGCATGGCGTCGGGCGAACTGCTCCGGGTGCCGGTGCCGGTGCCGGTGTGACTGGTGGGGCTTCTGTTCACCACGGTCCACTGGGGTTCACCGGTGTGGTGTGAGTGAAAGTGTCTGTGAAGAACCATGATTCGCCGTGATTGCCCTGTGGAGAGTTGTGGCTGATCGAACGGATGTGCCCGTACTGTGAATTCATGCCCTCGATCACCGAGATCCGCGATCATCTCAACACTCGGCGTCCCGGCCAATCCGACCGGGAAAGCAGTGCTCGATGCGATAAACGAGCTTCGGTTGTTGCGCAACGTCATCGACCACCAGATCGCCGTCCACGTCTCGGCCTTCGACGACTCCGGCGCTGCCGAGAAGGCGGGGTCGACGACGCGGGGGGTGTTGATCGAGATGGGTATGCCGCCGTCGGTCGCACAGCGGTATCTGCGGATCGGTGGCAGCCTCGAGTCGCTGTCGAAGGTAGCCGGCTGCGCGGCGGAGGGCTACCTGGCCTGTGAATGCGTCGATGCGATCGTCCGCGGAGTCAACCACATCGAGAAGCGTTCACCGTCAGCGATTTCTGAAAGCGACCGCGACATCTACGAAGCCGAATTCTTCACGCAAGCATTCTCCGGTGCCACCCCGGCGGAGATCGATGAGCACGCCCGGAGCATCGGGCATCGGATCGCAGACGCTGGTGATGGTGGTGTCCCCGCGGCCGAGGATGCCACGCTGAACTCGGTGACCGGACACGTCACCGGGGACGGTCGGGTGGCGATCGCCGCGGACGTGACCGCGGTGATCGGCGAGAAATTCCTGTCTATGATCGATGAACGTTCCTGTCCCCGGCCCGAACCCGACGGCGCCGCAGACCGCCGCTCGCGGGAACAGCGGTGGGCCGACGGCTTCGAGGTGCTGCTCGACCAGGCCGCGATCGGCGCGACCGTCACCACCGCCGGGTCTGCGTAGGGCGCACCATGCGACTCGACGACCTGACTGTGTAGCGCGGAGGGGTGGTGCCCCGATCGCGGTACTCGCCTGACTGCTTGGGCCGATTCGGCCGCCAGAAGCACGGGGGTACGCCGGCCCCAGAAGGCGGGTTCGGCAGAGGTGAAGAGCTTCCCGGATGTCCGGGATCGTGTGTGTCCTTTGAGAACTCAACAGCGAATCAGTGAATGCGACGCCTACCGGCGTGGCCGGACTCGGGCGGTGGAGCTCCGGTCCGGCCACGTACGGCTGCGATCACATGCCTGCCGGCGGATGGCCCAGGCAGATCAACGCACCCAGCGGGTCCTTGATCGCGGCGAGTGTTCCCCATGGGGTGTCCTCGCCGGGCATCAGGATCTCGGCGCCGAGGGTCTCGGCCTGCTTCACGCTCGCCGCGACGTCGTCGACGGTGATGTAGAGCTGCCAGAACGACGGCACCTCGGGCGGAAACATCTTGGCGGCGTCCATGATCCCGGCGTACGACAGGTCGCCGTAGAAGATCTGACCGTAATTGTCGGGTCCGACGGCATCGGGGTCGCCTCCGGTGCCGACCTCCTCGATCCGCGCCCCGAGCACCGTGCGGTAGAAGTCCAGGGACTTGGCGTAGTCCTTGCTCTGACACTCGAACCAGTACGGCGTGCCGTGGTCGCCGTACTCGGCGTAACCCTGGTGGGTGCCCGGCTGCCAGAACCCGATGACCGCGCCGGCGGTGTCGACGGCCACCATCATCGTGCCCTCGTCGCCGATCGCCATCGGCGGCACCATGATGCTGCCGCCCGCCGCCTCGACCGCCTTCGCGGTGGCCTCGGCGTCCTCGGCGTGCAGATACACCGACCAGATGTTGGGCGGCCCGGCGCCCTCCATCGTCGGACTCAGCCCGGCGACGCGCTTGCCGTTCTTGTAAAAGTTGCGGTAGCCACCGAACTCCTCGTTCGGTGTCTCGGCCTCCCAGCCGAAGATCTGGCCGTAGAAGTCCTCGGCCTTCGCGGTGTCGCTGCTCATCAGGTCGAACCAGATCGGCGCCCCCGAGGGGGCTGCGTACTCAGCCATCGTCGCGTCCTCTCGTCACTACTCGGTTGTGTTTGCTGCTGACACTTCTGACCTCCAGGGTCGCGCAAACTCATCGGTCGCGGAACGATTCGCCCAAGCCGTCCGAGGGAGCACCCAGGCCGGATCGACGCCCGGAACCACCGATGGCGGCGGCGTGGCCGGATCGACGCCGGGGGCGCGTGGCACTCTTGTCGGATGACGACGCAACACCTCACCGTCGACCGGCTCCGCGGCTTCGTGTGGCCCGCCGCACTCGTCGGGGGACTGCTGCTCGTGCTACTCGCGCAGGTGGAGTGGGGCAGCACCGACGAAGGGGTCCAGCCGTCGATCACGGGCCTCGGCCGCGTCACCGTGCCGGGTGCGAGCGACGAAGACGTGGCGTTCTTCTTCGAGGACAACACCGATCGCCCAGGCCTGAGCGTGATCCTGCTCGGCGCCGTGATCGCCGTGGTCGCCGCACTCGCGTGGTGGCGCGCCCGGCTCCGGCCTGCGGCCATCGGGCTGATCGGTCTGGCGTCGGTCATCGCACTTGTCGTGGGCATCCGGACGCTGAGCGACCCCGCCGCGCACCTGTTCTCCGAACGCGTGTCGCAGGCACTCGACCTCGACCTCCCGACGATGCAGCCGGGTTACGGGCTGGTCGGCACCGTTGTTGTCGCGGTGCTGTTGCTCGTCGTCGTGGGGTTCGCGGTCGTGACCTCGGTGTGGTCAGGGGGTGCGGCCGGTGTTGCGCGGGTCAGCCGAAACGACGAATCGTCTTGATGGGACCCATGTCCTTGACCTTGGTGAAGCCGATGGGTTTGCCGGTGGTGTAGGCGTTGAACAGGCGGCCGCCGCCGGCGTAGATGCCGACGTGACCGGCGTCGCGGCCGAAGATGATGATGTCGCCGGGGGCGAGGGCGCTGAGCGGGATCGCATTGCCGACCCTCGCCTGTTGCTGGCTGGTCCGGGGCAGTTTGACGCCTGCGGTGTAGAAGGCCCACTGCATCAGGCCGGAGCAGTCCCAGGAGTGGGGGCCGGTGCCACCCCATCGGTACGGTTTGCCGATCTGAGTCATCGCCGCGGCGAGGGCGGTCAGGCCGGTGGGGGTGGGGATGGGGAGGTAGATCGGCACCGAGCCTGTCGAGTCGCTGGAGCCGGAGCTGGAACCGGCCGCGGCGGCGCGACCGGCATCGGCAAAAGGAGAACCCGCGAACGGCGCCGCGACGGACAGAGCGGCGGAAATGGCAACAGCGCAGGTGACCCGCGTACAGCGGGTTCGCAAATCGGACATGACGTCAGCGTGACCGAGCGCGGGCGGCGTGTCGCCCTTCGTTCTCGACACGTGACGCACGCGTGACTGATGTGATGCCTGAGGCTTGTGTTGCCTAATGTGATTGCGGTGCCGGCAAATTCTCCCGGCAGATCACCAGTAGCCGTCGGGATCGGTGTCCGGCGACCCGGCGGGAATGATGCCCTCGATGACGCCGTGGTCGATACTCGCGGACAGTCGTGCGCAGGTGGGCATCATCGCGCCCGGCAGGAGCGGTCCGTTACCCCCGGTGCCGCTCGTCTCGTCCCCGCCGGCGCGCATCTGCTCGAGACCGTGGCAGCGGTTCCGGGCGTCGGCGTTCCACTGCACGCTGGTGTGGAACGAGCTGGTCTTCTTCACCATCACGCAGGCATGGCATGCGCGGCATTCGATCTCGCGCATGCCGCCGGACAGGTAGTGCTCGCGGTCGCGCTCGGTGGCCGCCTGGACCCGGGCCGCCCGGTCGGGATCGTCGTGAAAATCGGGTGCCTTGGCCCACCCGGGTGATCGCGACACAGCCCGGGTCATCGTCACACCTCGGCCTTGGTGGTGTCCGCCGCGGTCTCGGTCTGCTCTTGTTCGGCCTTCTCGGCTTCTTGGCGTCGAAGATTCTCCTGGATCTCCTCGTTCCAACTCTCGAGAGCCTTGGCGGTGTCGATCTCGTATTCGAACCGGCCGGTCATCTCGTCGGTGACGTCGGCCTTGTCGACGTAGAACTGGTCGTACCAGCGGCGGAGCTGGTAGACAGGCCCGTCCTCTTCGACGAGGAGGGGGTTGTCGATACGGGTCTTGTTCTTCCAGATCTCGACGTCCTGGAGGAAGCCGACCTCGACGCCGGCGCTGATCTTGGTGGCCATCTTCGCGGCCTGCTCGGCGG
It contains:
- a CDS encoding SDR family NAD(P)-dependent oxidoreductase yields the protein MPVSDTARSDPAGLDPAGFDPARYGPWAVIAGGSEGVGASFALQLADAGVDLVLIARKPGPLEETAEAVRARGVRAVTLSVDLTESSAIDEIIAATADLDVGLLVYNAGANSYGSEFVTGDLDGFRTVIDLNITAQLALVHHFGRRLRDRGRGGLLLVGSMSGYLGGTHLSVYGGVKAFGRVFAESLWLELRDHGVDVLELVLGVTRTPAMERAGLNLGAAMGVSEPDDVAREGLEHLADGPVWIAGGNAARAEKINGPDRRKLILRQHEAMSKLFPRRGEHDAVAIP
- a CDS encoding LysR family transcriptional regulator, yielding MVLSPRMPDLASLETLQAVVDTGSLNAAATELGVTQQAVSARIRAMETQLGVALLTRTPRGSVPTESGRLVAEWADRLLTLAGEFDAGLAALRLERRDQLRLAASLTIAEHLLPRWLVSFAAQHEHAPKVSFTATNTEQACAMVRAGDVELGFVEGSRVAAGVRSRTVARDELVLIVPPDHPWTRTRRPITAADVARTALVTREEGSGTREFLERSLTSALGPDREVTPPVLELSTTASVRAAVIAGAGPAVLSNLSVADDLGRRLTRIPVEDLDLERSLRAVWLAGPQPAAGAARDFLAHIGRH
- a CDS encoding TDT family transporter, whose protein sequence is MTTTTLLRSRTDVSVRQATYLPPNWFAAVMGTGIIAIAAHSLPWQPAGLRVVATGFWLLACAVFIGVVAATIRHWVRDPQVARGHHGHRVVAHFYGAVPMAVMTVGTSTMVVGAAIIGREAALGVDVVCWIVGTLGGVVTALVIPYRHLIAARPGVGEAFGGWLMPVVPPMVSASAAAVLVGQLDAGWARDLVVGIGCAMFALALLAATPIMVALVARLRTGDLGAANMMPTWWIVLGPLGQSVTAACLLAHVAPQVVSTPIAAAMHDFSLTYGLVVWVAATFWIGIAARLTVRTTRTGMPFAMTWWSFTFPVGTYVTASSALALTLGWRVFQVAAVAGFVILVTAWTVVAARTVRGMASGELLRVPVPVPV
- a CDS encoding DUF222 domain-containing protein, producing MLDAINELRLLRNVIDHQIAVHVSAFDDSGAAEKAGSTTRGVLIEMGMPPSVAQRYLRIGGSLESLSKVAGCAAEGYLACECVDAIVRGVNHIEKRSPSAISESDRDIYEAEFFTQAFSGATPAEIDEHARSIGHRIADAGDGGVPAAEDATLNSVTGHVTGDGRVAIAADVTAVIGEKFLSMIDERSCPRPEPDGAADRRSREQRWADGFEVLLDQAAIGATVTTAGSA
- a CDS encoding VOC family protein, coding for MAEYAAPSGAPIWFDLMSSDTAKAEDFYGQIFGWEAETPNEEFGGYRNFYKNGKRVAGLSPTMEGAGPPNIWSVYLHAEDAEATAKAVEAAGGSIMVPPMAIGDEGTMMVAVDTAGAVIGFWQPGTHQGYAEYGDHGTPYWFECQSKDYAKSLDFYRTVLGARIEEVGTGGDPDAVGPDNYGQIFYGDLSYAGIMDAAKMFPPEVPSFWQLYITVDDVAASVKQAETLGAEILMPGEDTPWGTLAAIKDPLGALICLGHPPAGM
- a CDS encoding C40 family peptidase, with protein sequence MSDLRTRCTRVTCAVAISAALSVAAPFAGSPFADAGRAAAAGSSSGSSDSTGSVPIYLPIPTPTGLTALAAAMTQIGKPYRWGGTGPHSWDCSGLMQWAFYTAGVKLPRTSQQQARVGNAIPLSALAPGDIIIFGRDAGHVGIYAGGGRLFNAYTTGKPIGFTKVKDMGPIKTIRRFG